The segment TTAATTTCAACAGCGAATATCAAAGTCGGTGATATTCTTTTGGTGAAGCCTGCGGAGGTTATTCCGGCGGATGGCGTGATTGTACAAGGCGATACAACGGTCTCAGAAAGCATGATGACCGGTGAATCATTTCCAAAAGCGAAATGCGTTGGGGACGCCGTGCTCTGTGGCACGCATAATATTGATCAAGTGTTTAAGATGCGTGTGACAGAAATTGGCACACAAACTTTGTTGGCTGAGATATTGCGATTGGTTGAAAAAGCGAGCCTTTATAAACCACAAATTATTGAAACCACACACAAAATTGCAGGCTATTTTGTTGGTGCGGTTTTACTTATTGCCGCCTTTACAGCTTGGTTTTGGAGCCAAGTATCGTGGGAAGAGAGTTTTAGAAATGTGATTTCTGTGTTGGTGATTACCTGTCCTTGCGCGCTTTCTTTGGCGGTTCCAACCGTGGTGACATGTGCAACCTATGAGTTCATGCGTAATGGTTTATTGATTATTAAAAATCATGTTTTAGAAGGGATGAATCAGATCACCGATCTTGTTTTTGATAAAACAGGAACATTGACGCTTGGCTTGCTTGAAGTCATCGATTACCAATTACTCAATACAGACACAATCCACGATCCTAAAGCGCTTGCTTATTTATTGGAGAAGCATAGTGAGCATCCTATTGGTTGTGCTATTACGGCGTATTGTAAGCCATACGCCAGTCAAATGGCTGTTTCTGATTTAAAAATACATATCAATCAAGGTATCGAAGCTTTGATTGATGGGCAGAAATTTCGTATTGGAAAAAAATCTTTTGTAAGCGCACTTTTCGCTAAGGGAAGAGATGAAGCGCAGATACAAGACCTGAAGAAAAGTTGTTATATTGGAAATGAATCTGGTTTCTTGGCTTGTTTTACCTTGATAGATCCTTTACGGCCGCATGCAAAAGAGTTGGTTGCTTATTGTCAGCAGCGTGGCATCACGACTCATATTTTGAGTGGCGATCCTTCCTTAGAGCCTGTAGAAATTAAAGAGCAGTTGGGCATTGATTTTGTTAAACACAATGTAACCCCAGATGAGAAAGTTGCTTATTTAGAAAATTTATATGCGCAGTCCAAAAAAGTATTGATGATCGGAGATGGTATTAATGATGCACCCGTTCTAAAAAGTGCGCATGTTTCTATTGCAGTACATTCTGGGACAGCATTGGCTAAGACCAGCGCAGATGCTGTGTTATTATCAAATGCATTGAAAGATATTGTGCAAGGCTTTGAAGTGGCTGCCAAAGCACGAAGATTGATGATACAGAATTTGACTTGGGCCGTTGTTTACAATGTTGTTGCATTACCCATGGCCATTATGGGGTGGATAGAACCGTACCAAGCCGCTTTAGGTATGTCAGCGAGTTCGTTAGTGGTTATTTTTAATTCTCTGCGCTTGGCTCAAAAAGCAAGACACTAAGGAAAAGGAACTAAGAAATATGATGATGATTTATGTTTTAATACCCATTAGCATATTGTTGTTGTTTATTTCCTATTGGTTTTTCAAATGGGCTGTGAAAAAAGAGCAATATGAAGATTTAGAGAGTCCGGCACACCAAATTTTATTTGATGATAAAGTACATAAAAAAGCATTAAGTAGTTTTCCTGATGAGTAATATTGAATTGATGATGAGTTGTTTTTTAGTGGGACTGATGGGTTCAGGCCATTGTATTGGTATGTGTGGTGGAATTGCAAATTCTCTTGGTTTTGCCTTGCCATCCTCTTTGAGAACAGCGGGACACTTGGTGTTTTATCAGTCTATTTATAATCTAGGGCGCATTTCATCTTATACTTTAATGGGTGCTGTTGTGGGTGGAATGGGCGCTACACTTGTGCACCATGCAGGCACACCCGCTTTACTTTTTTTACGTGTCCTTTCAGCAGGCATGATTGTATTGCTTGGCCTTTATTTGATGGGGATAGGGCGTATTTTGCAGCGTTTGGAAAAATTGGGTAA is part of the Candidatus Berkiella cookevillensis genome and harbors:
- a CDS encoding heavy metal translocating P-type ATPase is translated as MTQQCYHCDQLIPNDFQCSLYLQGAERFFCCYGCHAVTQTLLDFNLSDYYRYRDSPNPKAEQLPEDFLQDLARYDQPAYQQQIAVSHPEDNSHEILLMIQGIHCAACIWLIEKRLSQIAGIKKISVNLTTQRAIIIWQESEIKLSKIIEIIYRLGYQALPDLQIEQNKISRQEKKQALIRVGLSGLMMMQVMMFSIALYLGGWSGIDKAHEQFIRWCSLFLTIPVLFIAGRPFFTSAARAIRNRYLNMDVPIVAALVLSFIASIWMTVQDGKEVYYDSICMFIFFLSVSKYLEITARYKLSAPFMYQALMPLTATICHEMSESLISTANIKVGDILLVKPAEVIPADGVIVQGDTTVSESMMTGESFPKAKCVGDAVLCGTHNIDQVFKMRVTEIGTQTLLAEILRLVEKASLYKPQIIETTHKIAGYFVGAVLLIAAFTAWFWSQVSWEESFRNVISVLVITCPCALSLAVPTVVTCATYEFMRNGLLIIKNHVLEGMNQITDLVFDKTGTLTLGLLEVIDYQLLNTDTIHDPKALAYLLEKHSEHPIGCAITAYCKPYASQMAVSDLKIHINQGIEALIDGQKFRIGKKSFVSALFAKGRDEAQIQDLKKSCYIGNESGFLACFTLIDPLRPHAKELVAYCQQRGITTHILSGDPSLEPVEIKEQLGIDFVKHNVTPDEKVAYLENLYAQSKKVLMIGDGINDAPVLKSAHVSIAVHSGTALAKTSADAVLLSNALKDIVQGFEVAAKARRLMIQNLTWAVVYNVVALPMAIMGWIEPYQAALGMSASSLVVIFNSLRLAQKARH
- the ccoS gene encoding cbb3-type cytochrome oxidase assembly protein CcoS, coding for MMMIYVLIPISILLLFISYWFFKWAVKKEQYEDLESPAHQILFDDKVHKKALSSFPDE
- a CDS encoding sulfite exporter TauE/SafE family protein, with the protein product MSNIELMMSCFLVGLMGSGHCIGMCGGIANSLGFALPSSLRTAGHLVFYQSIYNLGRISSYTLMGAVVGGMGATLVHHAGTPALLFLRVLSAGMIVLLGLYLMGIGRILQRLEKLGKTLWQTLQPLMKKILPIDHPIKAFSLGMLWGWLPCGLIYSTLTVALSSGAMASGALAMFAFGMGTMPAMLLTGSSLSIMQQWLKQPIVRKAIGLTMIAFGLLAFSHLLPATTHATCH